The DNA segment GCCATCCTTTCGGGACTGATTGATGGGGATTACTACCCcagaaatccagagttcttgcgAGAGCAAAATTGGAATTTGCTCAGCAAGTCGCTCTGGCTTtcagtaatgctgctcattaactatactcTTGTAGCCGAGGTGCACCAATCCCATCGGTGTATCTGagataggcgggccagaggcgagctgaacagatgacgacaACGTTGCGATGTCAAAGTCATTAGTAAACATTGCAAGATGGCTACGGATGAACACCAGATGTTTGAAACGGATTTGGTCAGTACATTGAACAGGCTAGACTTGTCTTTTTATctaaaagagaaacagaagacGGTGCTTAAATCGTTCCTTTTCAAGAAGgaatttttttgctgttttgccGACTGGCTACGGAAAGTGTTTAATaaaccagttagctccgctggtagctaagtgtATGGGGTCCTGGATACGTTGCCTCGTGTATCGTTGTGATTGATCGAGTGTTTCCAATTGCGtacagtgagattttcaaatgcacgcttggtgctgcccctcgagatgggccaTTGTCATAACTCATATTAACATATAACATTATTAGTGTTCATAACTTTTTAATAACGTAAACCAAACCCTTAATCTTGGAGATTTGGGTGAGGGGATTGCTGTAGACAAAGTACATATGATGATACACTGGTGAGAgcaaatgaggtttaaccatggATCCAGCTAACTTAAATAGttcatgttactgtattatgTGAACAGTTGATGTAacgttgtgtgtggtgttttcttttgcggggtgcaaatgttccaccaaaacaagtctcTTCCCAAGATTATTTTGCAAAGGCACCATTGCTGCTTCTAAAGTTTAGTGCcgtccaagacaattgtgactTGTGGTTTAAAGTAATACAAACAactcaagtgtttttttctcctatcccagaatgcatctgtggtgtagccagaccttactccacagcgttATAGTGTAGACAATACGAGACTGCTACCTGGATAGCACTTCTTTGTTGTTAGGTTATCTTCCTTGTTCAATAATTGAATAAAGCTACATTTAATCTAAACGTATTGGACTTGCTATGTGTGCAGTCTTCTCCGTCATTTCCAGTCATGAttcccagatatcacccagacATCACATGTTCTCTGGTCTGATAAATATGTATAGCTAACATCTCTTATGCTGCTTCCCATGTCACAGTGTCTGGCAAGATGTGTATAACTATTGTTGGCACAGCCAACTGAAAACTAAGACCGTATCACTTACTGTAGACCGTCAGTCTGATAGGCAGGCTTGTCATGTTGCCCACAGGGTTCTCCACTGCGCAGCTGTAGGTGTCATCATCTCCCATCAACACTCGTGTGATGGTCAAGAACTTCTGGTCAGGGGACAACACGAACCTCGTCATATTGGTCAGCGGCTTTCCACCTTTGAACCACCTGTATGTAGTCCTGGTTCCATTGTCATGGGAACAGTTGAGGATGACGTTTTCGCTGAGCTCCAGGACTGACAAAGCCTCCATGTGGATATAGGGCCTGGATATAGACTCTGAATATAGgtgacagatagatagataaaactGTTTCTACACATGTGAgtagacaaaaaaagaacatgctGATCGCCCTGTTGGATTTAGTATGTATGGTGACCCTGAGATCTGAAACACAACATTTCAGAAAATAGAACAATTTTAGTTTCAGTTGTTGGTCAGATGTAGGCTATCtggggcgggagcaagaaagtaaatacaggaagaaggtcctggACGTGTCCATGGTCAAAACAGCTCATttgaattaaataatttttGAGATATTGTTTTGCGAGTGAATTAACTACATCTGCTCTGCCACTTCTGTCTTAAACTTAAACAACGACTGGTTTGACCACAGAAATGTGAGTGACGGCGATCTTGACCTCAGTCTTTTTCTGTAATTGCAAGCTGCTCCAGTTTGCATGCTCTGCTCTGCCGCATCGCAGATTGCAAAGCCCACCTGACTAAAGGAGATGCTTGGCTCAGACTTGCAGATTACGCATGCAGAAATTGGGGCAGTTCAAGGTCAGATCACATTTTAACCACATCCGAGTGGCGCCCATCCGAGTGCGATTGTTGTATTCTCACTGCCCCAACGAACCGCTCAGGGAAAACAAACTCTGGTGTGAGTCAACCAAACTAaatgaggcaggtgtgaaagccACCTTAATTTGAGTCTGGTCATCAATCAAAACTTCAATCTTTAATCCAACTTCTGTCAAAGGCATGTATGTTTTTTGGTTCagacttaagaaaaaaaattattttaaccGTTACTTCACAACTCAAAGCTACAACATCACTTTTCTTCCTACCATCCACAGTGAGCGTGATGCTGCCCTCTCCTGTAAAGGTATCGTCTGTGATTGAGATCTCCACGTCATAAATTCCATCATCAGAGATTCGAAGGTTGTGGAGAAGCAGAGTCCCATTCTCAAATACCAGGATGCGGTCACGATACTCAGGCCTCAGGGTCCCAATGATGTCAGTTCCTATCGACTGGACAACAGTGACAGACTTTTCCCTCTTGAGCTGCCACTTGATGACGGGCAGGTCGATGCTGAAGCTATTGTAACGGACAGACAGCAGGGCCTCCCCCCCCACTGTTCCTCTAATGAGAGAGTTGGGGATAGTCATATTCACTGCCAGCACCCAACCTGCAGAGAAACACAGGACAGAGGTTCCTACTTTAGATTTCAGGGTTTCCCCCAGCCCGGTGGCAAGCGTCTTTTTATGACAAAATACTTTTTGTGTCTAAGGTCTATTGTAACCCCAGACACAATGTTGATATTGGACAATTCTGCACACTGcaaatttgttaaaataaaacaacaagattatttatttatagaacATCTGCACATGGCAAAAACAGACATCAATTGTCGGTCCTCAGTGGGACGTCAACGCGGTCTACTGCATTAAAGTTCGGATGAGCTACACACCCATCCAGCACCCTGACGCCACACTCTATTCACTCTATTCTGCCTTGCTATATAAAGGACACACTAATTTCTGCATTGGTACTAACTGTTGGTATTGGACCACAGTACACTGGGTACATTTGAATCATCCAATTTAAACGGTATTTGAACATATGAACAAACAGCTCTTGCACACAGGCGGAATTTAAATAGTCGTGATAAAATGTTGTACATGtaagtttattgttttttcctCTACAGGAAGCGATAATTAGCTGAAGGTTTAGTGGGCAGCACGCTCCATCTCTGCTGTATACTGGATCCAGTTTGCATGGCAGATCCACATTACCATGGTAACAGCTGTCAGTCCTCGGGATGGGCCAGCATTAGCCAACAAAGTGGGGATTGTTTGTTCAAAATTTCCTTCTTGGCAGTTCATGAAAAGAACACTGGGAAAAATCCAGATGCCATCCTAGTTTTGCAAAAACAGAGCAACTCAGTGACTCCGCTGCAAGTCACAACAATAGCGGGCCAGTGATGAGCCACAGCTGAAAATGACTGAACCTCTGAAAACACTGCTTCTGAGTCAGCCTGTATTACTTACAGAGGGTGGGCACAAGGCTGTAAAAGCAGCCACACAGTCCAATGCAATCCACTACCCCAGCAACAAATACTATCTTTGTGATGTTCACTTTCAGAGCATCATCAATTCAACTGATATTGACAAATATGTTGCATTACTATGCATAATACTGCAAAAATTACTACGAGTTGTATGCAACGTTAAAATCACCTGTTAAAAACCAACCCTTTAGCTGGTTTTGTTAAAGCACAGCAGTCTTAGTACTTGTGAGTGTTTCTTTTAGAGATTCATCCAGCAAGTTAGTGTTGATTAACACTGCATTAGTAAAATCCCATCTgcactttgcatttttttattctctcatACTGACACCtaccaacaaacaaaaaactaaaaaaaaagcacacttgATTAATTAGATTTTGCTTATACGCTACAATGTAAACTATGACAAACTTAATCTTTAGAAAATGCATAAACATGCAAGGGGCCATTgttaggaaaataaaaaactaaaaaataattcTAAAGTTGGAAATTTGACATACCTGAATTGAAGGAACCGAGACACATGAACAAAACTATTTGCggaattattttagtttttgaagGAGCCTCCTGCTCTGCCTTCATCTTGGGTCTCAAGCTTTGTTTTCCTCCCAGATCAGCAGCATGATTTGTGACTGGGCAGG comes from the Etheostoma spectabile isolate EspeVRDwgs_2016 chromosome 13, UIUC_Espe_1.0, whole genome shotgun sequence genome and includes:
- the LOC116700908 gene encoding hepatocyte cell adhesion molecule, encoding MSDLCSPSCPVTNHAADLGGKQSLRPKMKAEQEAPSKTKIIPQIVLFMCLGSFNSGWVLAVNMTIPNSLIRGTVGGEALLSVRYNSFSIDLPVIKWQLKREKSVTVVQSIGTDIIGTLRPEYRDRILVFENGTLLLHNLRISDDGIYDVEISITDDTFTGEGSITLTVDESISRPYIHMEALSVLELSENVILNCSHDNGTRTTYRWFKGGKPLTNMTRFVLSPDQKFLTITRVLMGDDDTYSCAVENPVGNMTSLPIRLTVYRRSSLYIILSTGGIFLLITLVTVCACWTPSKKKRHPARKPLTSFYDHADLSPINPTDDVLPKMTTHNGINAVTSLYILQQKDPSMDDSSSNSIGSPSSELDNPPCYTSCPNYTGPLTQSNGSPARSPHSYT